The following are encoded together in the Culex pipiens pallens isolate TS chromosome 1, TS_CPP_V2, whole genome shotgun sequence genome:
- the LOC120427200 gene encoding uncharacterized protein LOC120427200: METGEANLNQDRRNLAGYRLTSQTDDPALTSAPESCETQTQRACYRSERQQINHFAPGRNVQRRRICGFEESKYQEVAAEVTSLLHEAVYASRLQREFGQQGVQSWDSFQADGLLADAAPLKLVLEVNIGNGIAIVALCMGAFVALVRHHMLQSQA; the protein is encoded by the exons ATGGAAACCGGAGAGGCGAATCTAAACCAGGATCGTAGGAATCTAGCCGGATACCGACTCACTAGTCAAACAGATGACCCAGCACTCACATCGGCGCCAGAAAGCTGCGAAACACAAACACAGCGAGCATGTTATCGTTCGGAACGCCAACAGATTAACCATTTCGCCCCTGGACGGAATGTCCAGCGAAGACGAATCTGCGGGTTTGAAGAATCCAAGTACCAAGAAGTGGCCGCTGAAGTCACGTCATTACTTCACGAAGCAG TCTACGCCTCACGATTGCAACGTGAATTCGGCCAGCAAGGTGTCCAAAGCTGGGACTCATTCCAGGCGGACGGTCTTCTAGCAGATGCCGCTCCACTCAAGTTGGTCCTCGAGGTGAATATCGGAAATGGAATCGCTATCGTGGCGCTGTGCATGGGCGCCTTTGTTGCCCTGGTGAGGCATCATATGCTCCAGAGTCAAGCATGA